The DNA region GCTCGTCCAGCACCAGCACGGGCGGGTCCGCCAGCAGCGCGCGGGCCAGGGCGAGCCGCTGGCGCTGCCCGCCGGAGAGCGAGCGCCCGCGCTCGGTGATCCGGGCGAGCATCGGGTCGCCCGCGCACTCCGGCGAGCCGTCCACCAGCGCCTCCAGCACGTCCTCGGAGCGGGCCGCGGCGAGCGCCTCGGCCACCGGGACCCTTCCGGAGGAGGGGATGTCCAGCAGCTCGGCCAGCGTGCCGGAGAGCAGCACCGGCTCCTTGTCGTGGACAAGCACCGCCGCCCGGGCCTCGGTCAGCGGCACGGTGTCCAGCTCGGTGCCGCCGAGCCGGACGGAGGGCGGTGCCGGCTCGCCCTCGGCCAGCGGGACGTGGCCACCGAGCCGCTCGGCGAGCGCCCCGGCGAAGTCCGGGTCCCCGCAGACCACGGCGGTCAGCTCGCCGGCCCGGGCGGTCAGCCCGGTGGCCGGGTCGTGCAGGTCGGACCGGTCCGGGCGGGTCAGCACGCCCTCGGCCGCGCCGTCGGTCCGGCTGAGCGAGAGCACCCGCACGGCCCGGCCGGCGGAGACCCGGGCGACGCTCCAGGCGTGCGCCGCCTCGCCCAGGATCCGCAGCGGCGCGGCGAGGAAGGCGGTCGCGCCGTACACCGCGATCAGGGTGCCCACGCCGAGCTCGCCGGAGGCCGCCAGGCGGGCGCCGTACCACGTCACCCCGACCACGAACAGGCCGGGCAGCAGCACCTGTTGGGCCTGCATCAGGGACCACAGCCGGGCCGAGCGGACCGCCGCCGCGCGGACCTTCTGGGAGGCCGCCCGGTACCGTTCCAGGAACAGCTCCTCGCCGCCGATGCCGCGCAGCACCCGCAGCCCGGCCACCGTGTCGGCGGCCAACTCGGTGGCCTTGCCGCCGAGCTCGCGCTGCTTGTCGTAGCGCCGCTCGAACGGCCCGATCAGCGGCCAGACCGAGGCGGCCAGCACCGGGACGCCGAGCAGCACCCCGATCCCGAGCACCGGCTCGACCACCAGCACCACCGAACTGACGGCCAACCAGACGATCACCGCGGCCCGGACCCGGGCGACCAGTTCGACGTACCAGCCGATCCGCTCGACGTCCCCGCTGCCGACCGCGACCACCTCACCGGTGGCGATCCGGCGGGACAGCCCGGCCCCGAGCCGCGAGGCCTGCCCGGCCACCAACTGCCGTACCTGGCAGGCGGCTTGGATCCAGTTCCAGACCGCCTGCCGGTGCAGCAGCACGGCGCCGGCGGCGGCGACGGCGGACAGCAGCAGCGCGAGCGCGCCGGCCCGCCAGATCCCGCCGGCGTCGCCGTCGACGGCGGCCTGGACGCCGCGCCCGAGCGCCACCGGGAACGCGGCCTGGGCGCCCATCTCGATGAGCGCCCAGCAGGTGGCGCGGACCTGCCCGCGCCGCTGGGCGCGCTGCAGCCAGCGGAGGAAGGCCAGGGGTGAGGAGAGGTCGGGACTGCCGGGGTCGGCCAGCGGCAGGGGGGTGAGCGGCATGACACTCCGATGCGAATGGTGCGGGAGGTACGGAGACGCGGAGATGTGGCGAAGCGGGAGGAGACACGGGCGCAGGCCGTACGGCGCGGCCGCCCCGCTGACGCACGAGGACGGACGAAGGACGCGCGGCGCAACGGCGCGGCGACGTCGGCACGCCCGGCGGAAGCGCCGGACTGGCGAGGGATGGGCACGAAGGGCCCGGATCTCAGGAGGTCATGTCCGCGAGCCTGCCAAGCCCGGTGTGATCCACGCAACAGGTTTTCCGCCGCCCCGGTCGCGGCGGCCCCGGCGGTGCGCCCCGGCGCACGCCACGCCGCCGTAAAGCTTCGCCAAAGATTCGCCCGAACGGCGGGAACAATCGTGCCGGGGCGCCAGTTGCCCCCACTGGAACCAACGGACGACCAGG from Kitasatospora cathayae includes:
- a CDS encoding ABC transporter transmembrane domain-containing protein, whose product is MPLTPLPLADPGSPDLSSPLAFLRWLQRAQRRGQVRATCWALIEMGAQAAFPVALGRGVQAAVDGDAGGIWRAGALALLLSAVAAAGAVLLHRQAVWNWIQAACQVRQLVAGQASRLGAGLSRRIATGEVVAVGSGDVERIGWYVELVARVRAAVIVWLAVSSVVLVVEPVLGIGVLLGVPVLAASVWPLIGPFERRYDKQRELGGKATELAADTVAGLRVLRGIGGEELFLERYRAASQKVRAAAVRSARLWSLMQAQQVLLPGLFVVGVTWYGARLAASGELGVGTLIAVYGATAFLAAPLRILGEAAHAWSVARVSAGRAVRVLSLSRTDGAAEGVLTRPDRSDLHDPATGLTARAGELTAVVCGDPDFAGALAERLGGHVPLAEGEPAPPSVRLGGTELDTVPLTEARAAVLVHDKEPVLLSGTLAELLDIPSSGRVPVAEALAAARSEDVLEALVDGSPECAGDPMLARITERGRSLSGGQRQRLALARALLADPPVLVLDEPTSAVDAHTESRIATGLRDTRAGRTTVVFATSPLLLDQADRVVLVRDGRVVAAGRHRELMRTEPAYRAVVTRDEEAVSA